The following nucleotide sequence is from Thunnus albacares chromosome 15, fThuAlb1.1, whole genome shotgun sequence.
tcctgtaaaacccTCCCTGTATGGTCactcacaaaacaaatgaattaaatgtaaagCAAGGatttaattacaaaaacaattcTAAATCTAATATAATGTGCAACCAACGAGGAGaaatattttcttcaaaattatttttaattgcagtaatttattgtttttcacaTAGAAGTAAAGTGCAGATATCCTGTTATGTGAAACAGAAAGTTCTGCCATAACAATCTTGCTTTTTACTATCTtgagctgtgtgtttgcattcacaGTGACTACAGTAGGTATTTAGCCTACAAGTAATGTGCATCACATGTATTTGACATGAGATGAAACTTAACAGATTGCTGTGAAATTGAACAAGTGCAACAGAATACAGCATAGAATATAAAGAACATAAACCAGTAGTAATCTGCGATAACAGGCAGCAGCCTAAACAGAAACGAACAGAGCAATAAAGCAATGAAGCAAATAGTAACAGTTGTGGGGGATTATGTAAATGTATGCAACTGTTATTTTTCACAGTCCCTGTTTTCAGTACTtgcttttttattgattattaaatatgaaatatatgcaGCCTTGATGTAAAAAATCcatatttagacattttagaAATGAATGTAGAAActcagtgttttcaatgtaaaatgaaacaatgagtcAGTGACAGACTAGAAAGGCTGCTATGACTCAGTGTGTTGATTACTTATTAAGGAGTCATATATACTGTGGGTTTCCATTCATACTGGTGAGGTTATATTTGCCTGGAAAACAGTGCTGTAAGCCCTTTAGATTCACTTGTAGACACACACAGGATGCCATTTCaatttgtattgtttgtatatatgtttgtatgtttaaacACTTGTCACATAGTCCATTCGCCACCCCATgaaccctacacacacacatacagcatatCATCAGTGATGCAAAAATACACATTCACGCACATGCAGGCACAACAAACCCGCATGGGCATTTAGCCTTGCTGCACTCTAACGAGGGTCATTTCTCGCCATCGGGCTGAAACATCTTCCatcctcataaaacatctccAGTTAGCCTGCAACCTTTTGTGCTAACACAGTCATGAACACTCACATTTTTCTGCAGCTGATATTTCTCTTGCTGTATCTTGCCCTGCTGTGAGTTTAATTCCATTATTTCCACCTTGCCAGGAATAGTGATAGTTCATTAAGGGAGAAAAGACTTGGCAGTTAAGGGAGACATAAAGTGTAAAAGGTTGAAACTGTAGAAAGGATGGGGGGCAAATGGGTGAAGACAGTCTGAGTTAAGTATGGAGTATTCTAACACATCTCTTTTTTGTGTATTGTGTCTTGCAGGGCCTGATCGTGATGGTGCTCTGTATGGATAAGAAGCTGTGCCATGACAGAGGGCAACGTGGGTAAAAGAGACATGCGACACCCAGCCCTGCACCACTGCCACCTCTTCCTGGGCGGGGCCTTGCTGCTTCTCCTGGCCAGCTCGGCTCTTAGCTGCCCCGCCCGATGTGAGTGCTCTGCCCAGAGCAAGTCGGTGAGTTGCCACCGCAAGCGCCTGCCCACCATCCCTGAAGGCATCCCCATTGAGACACGTGTCCTGGATCTCAGCAAGAACAAGCTACGCATCATCACGCCAGACAACTTCTCTTCGTTCCAGCAGCTAGAGGACCTGGATCTCAGTGACAACCTCATCAGTGTGGTGGAGCCTGGCTCATTTCGTTCTCAGCTTGCTCTCCGCTCGCTAAACTTCCGCAGTAACTTGCTCCAGCTGGTTCCTGCAGGCGTGCTGTCAGGCCTGACCAACCTCACCCGCCTTGATCTCAGCCACAACCGACTGGTGGTTCTTCTGGATCATGCCTTCCAAGATCTGCGCAGGTTGACATCTCTAGAAGTGGGTGACAACGAATTGGTTTTTGTCTCCCAACGGGCCTTTACAGGATTACTTGGACTCCAGAGTCTGACCCTGGAACGTTCTAATCTGACCGTGGTCCCTACTGATGCTCTGGCACATCTGCACAGCCTGGTTGAACTGCACATGCGCTACTTGAGCATTAGTTTTCTTAAGCCCTTCTCCTTTAAGAGGCTATCACGTCTCCGCCGACTAGAGATTGATTACTGGCCCTGGCTGGACACACTGCCTCCCCTATCACTGCATGGCCTCAACCTCACAACGCTGTTCATAACCAATACTAACCTGTCTGCCTTCCCCGGCACAGCATTGCGCAACCTGCCCTACCTCACGCATCTCAACTTGTCCTACTGCCGCATCCAGCACATCCATCAAGGAGAGCTAGGCCAACTCCCATATCTGATGGAGCTCCGTCTCCAAGGGGCTCAGCTGGTTTCTATTGAGCCCTTTGCATTTGTTGGCCTCAAATCTTTGCAACTACTGGATGTGTCACAGAACCGCCTGGACTCTCTGGAGAGGGGAGTGTTTGCCTCACCAGACAGCCTCCAGAGGCTTTGTCTAGGTGGAAATCCATTAGTGTGCGACTGCAGATTGCTTTGGTTGCTGAATAGCCACAAGCCCCCCTCCCTGCAGATTCTGGATGTCCAGCCTGAGTGCGCCGCCCCTGAGCACCTCCTGGGAAAAACTATCCGTGACCTCAAGGAACCTCTGGTCTCCAGGTACATGACCTGCACCAAGCCACGGATTGGACCCAACACGACACAGCTGCTGATGGCTGATGAGGGTCAGCCTGCCCGCCTGAGCTGTATGGCAGAAGGAGCACCTCGGCCCTCAGTGGTCT
It contains:
- the lingo2b gene encoding leucine-rich repeat and immunoglobulin-like domain-containing nogo receptor-interacting protein 2b, producing MTEGNVGKRDMRHPALHHCHLFLGGALLLLLASSALSCPARCECSAQSKSVSCHRKRLPTIPEGIPIETRVLDLSKNKLRIITPDNFSSFQQLEDLDLSDNLISVVEPGSFRSQLALRSLNFRSNLLQLVPAGVLSGLTNLTRLDLSHNRLVVLLDHAFQDLRRLTSLEVGDNELVFVSQRAFTGLLGLQSLTLERSNLTVVPTDALAHLHSLVELHMRYLSISFLKPFSFKRLSRLRRLEIDYWPWLDTLPPLSLHGLNLTTLFITNTNLSAFPGTALRNLPYLTHLNLSYCRIQHIHQGELGQLPYLMELRLQGAQLVSIEPFAFVGLKSLQLLDVSQNRLDSLERGVFASPDSLQRLCLGGNPLVCDCRLLWLLNSHKPPSLQILDVQPECAAPEHLLGKTIRDLKEPLVSRYMTCTKPRIGPNTTQLLMADEGQPARLSCMAEGAPRPSVVWITPHRRYITAKSSGRVEVQPDGTLEIKAAELHDSGVYLCIASNPAGNASLSASLAVKSLGIGDRSHYINRSSNYLTDSNSTWGNGTVLYNMTVPIDIKTIIISTAMGCLSFLGVVIFCFLLLFAWSRGKGRHKSNFDIEYVPRKSNGAAAEVTETSGPRRVNMKMI